Proteins encoded within one genomic window of Candidatus Amarolinea dominans:
- a CDS encoding branched-chain amino acid ABC transporter permease yields the protein MDQFIQLLFTGLTNGAIYALVALGFVLIYKSTEVINFAQGELLLVGAYLTFGLMADFGLAWPLGVLITLVLAAVLGVIIERLVLRPLIGEPIISVIMVTIGLSSLLRAFVSGIWGTAPRSFPAFIPSATLRILGAAVPGDRLVAIGLAVLLLTALTLFFRRSSDGIAMRAVADDQQAALSMGISVKRIFAIAWSIAAVTAAIAGILVANIVGVSGAVSGIGLRVFPVVILGGLDSIPGAIVGGVIIGLLESFAGGYLTSGLGEVAPFVVLVLILMVRPYGLFGEVRIERV from the coding sequence ATGGATCAATTCATTCAGCTCTTGTTCACCGGCTTGACCAACGGCGCGATCTATGCGTTGGTGGCATTGGGCTTCGTGTTGATCTACAAGTCCACCGAAGTCATCAACTTTGCCCAGGGTGAGCTGCTCCTGGTCGGCGCCTATCTGACTTTCGGCCTGATGGCGGACTTTGGCCTCGCCTGGCCCCTGGGCGTGCTCATCACCCTGGTTCTGGCGGCCGTCCTGGGGGTCATCATCGAGCGCCTGGTGTTGCGCCCCCTCATCGGTGAGCCGATCATCTCGGTCATCATGGTGACGATTGGCCTTTCCAGCCTGCTGCGCGCCTTCGTCAGCGGTATTTGGGGCACGGCGCCGCGCAGTTTTCCGGCCTTCATCCCCAGCGCCACGCTGCGCATCCTGGGCGCGGCCGTGCCTGGCGACCGCCTGGTGGCGATCGGCCTGGCGGTGCTCTTGCTCACCGCCCTGACGCTGTTCTTCCGCCGTTCCAGTGACGGCATCGCCATGCGCGCGGTGGCCGATGATCAGCAGGCCGCGCTGAGCATGGGTATCAGCGTCAAGCGCATCTTCGCCATCGCCTGGTCCATTGCCGCGGTCACGGCCGCCATCGCCGGCATCCTGGTGGCCAACATCGTCGGCGTCAGCGGCGCGGTCAGTGGTATCGGCCTGCGCGTCTTTCCCGTCGTCATCCTCGGCGGGCTGGACAGCATCCCCGGCGCGATCGTGGGCGGTGTCATCATCGGCCTGCTCGAATCGTTCGCCGGCGGCTATCTCACCTCTGGTCTGGGCGAGGTGGCGCCATTTGTCGTCCTGGTGCTGATCCTGATGGTGCGGCCCTACGGCCTGTTCGGCGAAGTCCGCATCGAGCGCGTGTAG
- a CDS encoding long-chain fatty acid--CoA ligase: MNHQQTTPNLASTPQTFPQLLLARASQYGERKVALREKEFGIWQATTWAQYARHVKYFCLGLLSLGMQPRDVVAIVGDNRPEWLFAELAAQAVGGFSIGIYQDAIVEEMAYVIAFAETRFVVVEDQEQVDKLLEMWDQLKDHVHKVIYYDPRGLRNYTEPFLLYFPDVEKLGEAYEQDHPGAFEERVAAGRSEDIAILCTTSGTTSKPKLAMLTHRSMISMGRNLMSVDPLHETDEFISFLPLAWIGEQMMALSCGLTIGFTINFPEEPETVQENIREIGPSVVFSPPRIWENMLSQVQVKIEDSTRLKQAVYRWALGVGYTMADARFRKQTPGAGLRLRYRLADALVFKMITDKLGLRRTRRCYTGGAALGPDVFRFFHALGVNLKQIYGQTEINGIAVVHRDGDIKFQTVGHPIPETDVRIDASGEILARGPAVAEGYFNNPVATAESFRDGWLHTGDAGYFDDDGHLIVIDRAKDVMTLHDGTKFSPQFIENKLKFSQYIKEAVVFGGDWPFITAMVNIDFANVGKWAEKRAVTYTTYTDLAQKPEVYRLIRQHIEQSNTDLPPAARIKRFLLLHKELDADDAELTRTRKVRRSYVAQRYEDIISALYSQNDHLDMETTITYQDGRTARLRTRLRIETL, translated from the coding sequence ATGAACCATCAGCAAACGACACCGAACCTTGCATCTACTCCCCAAACTTTCCCGCAGTTGCTGCTGGCGCGGGCCAGCCAGTATGGCGAGCGCAAGGTGGCCCTGCGCGAGAAGGAGTTCGGCATCTGGCAGGCCACGACCTGGGCGCAGTATGCGCGCCATGTCAAGTATTTTTGCCTGGGGTTGCTCAGCCTGGGCATGCAGCCGCGTGACGTGGTGGCGATTGTGGGCGACAACCGCCCGGAATGGCTTTTCGCTGAACTGGCCGCGCAGGCCGTGGGCGGCTTCAGCATCGGCATCTACCAGGACGCCATCGTCGAGGAGATGGCGTACGTCATCGCCTTTGCTGAAACGCGCTTTGTCGTGGTCGAAGACCAGGAGCAGGTGGACAAGCTGCTGGAGATGTGGGATCAGCTCAAAGATCACGTCCACAAGGTGATCTACTACGACCCACGTGGCCTGCGCAACTACACCGAGCCGTTCTTGCTCTACTTTCCCGATGTGGAAAAACTGGGCGAGGCCTACGAGCAGGATCACCCCGGCGCGTTCGAGGAACGCGTGGCCGCGGGCCGCAGCGAGGACATTGCCATCCTCTGCACCACCTCCGGCACCACCAGCAAGCCCAAGCTCGCCATGCTCACCCATCGCAGCATGATCAGCATGGGGCGCAACCTGATGTCGGTGGATCCCCTGCACGAGACGGACGAGTTCATCAGCTTCCTGCCCCTGGCCTGGATCGGCGAGCAGATGATGGCGCTGAGCTGTGGCCTGACCATCGGCTTTACGATCAACTTCCCCGAAGAACCGGAGACGGTGCAAGAGAACATCCGCGAGATCGGCCCCAGCGTGGTCTTCTCGCCGCCGCGTATCTGGGAAAACATGCTCAGCCAGGTGCAGGTCAAGATCGAGGACAGCACGCGCTTGAAGCAGGCGGTGTACCGTTGGGCCTTAGGCGTTGGCTACACCATGGCCGATGCCCGGTTCCGCAAGCAAACGCCGGGCGCCGGCCTGCGCCTGCGCTATCGCCTGGCCGACGCCCTGGTCTTCAAGATGATCACCGATAAACTGGGCTTGCGCCGCACCCGGCGTTGCTACACCGGCGGCGCTGCGCTGGGGCCGGATGTCTTCCGCTTCTTCCATGCCCTGGGCGTCAACCTGAAGCAGATCTACGGCCAGACAGAGATCAACGGCATCGCGGTGGTGCATCGCGACGGCGACATCAAATTCCAGACGGTCGGCCATCCAATTCCCGAAACCGACGTGCGCATTGATGCCAGCGGCGAAATTCTGGCCCGCGGCCCGGCTGTGGCCGAAGGCTACTTCAATAATCCCGTGGCCACGGCTGAGAGCTTCCGCGATGGCTGGCTGCACACCGGTGATGCCGGTTATTTCGACGACGACGGCCATTTGATCGTGATTGACCGGGCCAAGGACGTGATGACCCTGCACGACGGCACCAAATTCAGCCCGCAGTTCATCGAGAACAAACTCAAGTTCAGCCAGTACATCAAGGAAGCCGTGGTCTTTGGCGGCGACTGGCCGTTCATCACCGCGATGGTCAACATTGACTTTGCCAATGTGGGCAAATGGGCCGAGAAGCGCGCCGTCACCTACACCACCTACACCGACCTGGCGCAGAAACCGGAAGTCTACCGGCTTATCCGCCAGCATATCGAGCAGTCCAACACCGATCTGCCGCCCGCGGCGCGCATCAAGCGCTTTCTCTTGCTGCACAAGGAACTGGACGCCGACGATGCCGAGCTGACCCGCACACGCAAGGTGCGTCGCAGCTACGTGGCCCAGCGCTACGAAGACATCATCAGCGCCCTCTACAGTCAGAACGATCACCTGGACATGGAGACGACCATCACCTACCAGGATGGGCGCACCGCCCGCCTGCGCACTCGCCTGCGCATCGAAACGCTATAA
- a CDS encoding ABC transporter ATP-binding protein: MQVDQITLNFGGVRAISGVSVDAFEGEILAIIGPNGAGKTSMLNCISGLYHPQAGHIRFFDQAGRQHEITHLRPAQIARLGIARSFQNIELFRHMTVLDNLMLGRHVHMKSGVLSGGLYWGFAQKEEIRHRQVIEDIIDFLEIEHIRKKTVGTLSYGLQKRVELGRALAVEPTILLLDEPMAGMNIEEKEDMARFILDINEERGITTILIEHDMGVVMDISDRVAVLEFGMKLAEGTPDTVKANPEVIRAYLGQDHNMRPHL, translated from the coding sequence ATGCAGGTTGATCAGATCACGCTCAACTTCGGCGGCGTGCGCGCCATCTCTGGCGTCAGTGTGGATGCCTTCGAGGGTGAAATCCTCGCCATCATCGGCCCCAACGGCGCCGGCAAAACCTCCATGCTCAACTGCATCAGCGGCCTCTATCACCCGCAGGCGGGCCACATCCGTTTCTTCGACCAGGCCGGCCGCCAGCATGAAATCACGCACCTGCGCCCCGCGCAGATCGCCCGCCTGGGCATTGCGCGTTCTTTTCAGAACATCGAGCTTTTTCGCCACATGACCGTGCTCGACAACCTGATGCTGGGACGTCACGTTCACATGAAAAGCGGTGTGCTCAGCGGCGGCCTCTACTGGGGCTTTGCCCAAAAAGAAGAGATCCGTCACCGCCAGGTGATCGAAGACATCATTGACTTTCTCGAAATCGAGCACATCCGCAAGAAGACCGTGGGCACCCTCTCCTACGGCCTGCAAAAGCGCGTGGAGTTGGGGCGCGCCCTGGCCGTCGAACCGACCATCCTGCTGCTCGACGAGCCGATGGCCGGCATGAATATCGAAGAAAAAGAGGACATGGCCCGCTTCATCCTCGACATCAACGAGGAGCGGGGCATCACCACCATCCTGATCGAGCACGACATGGGCGTGGTGATGGACATTAGCGACCGCGTTGCGGTGTTGGAATTCGGCATGAAGCTGGCCGAAGGCACGCCCGACACGGTCAAAGCCAACCCCGAAGTCATCCGTGCCTACCTGGGCCAGGATCACAATATGCGCCCGCACCTGTAA
- a CDS encoding DUF4145 domain-containing protein: MQENIKSMVRGFMCGYCFAQSGYDIVFADHSETRHVYGDLLEGKAIAVLKCRNCRMLNLLVFSVKEEDFGGSMEESELEPFLAEHPHVLSPGFSEEEGSIAPMWIELMGQYPHGFKLSRDVPVTIRYDLEEAGDCLAVGASNAAAVMCGRAIERLAADFGIKPDKTMMLGAMLGELKDRKLVSEDLFNAMSEVKEWRNIGAHPGKDDQGIELSQAQKIVEFTYLLVEQVFPRRDIHKVKDELKQMRNKK; encoded by the coding sequence ATGCAAGAAAACATCAAAAGTATGGTTCGCGGCTTTATGTGTGGCTATTGCTTTGCACAATCAGGGTATGACATCGTATTTGCTGATCACTCAGAGACACGCCACGTATATGGGGACTTGTTGGAAGGTAAGGCAATTGCTGTACTCAAATGTCGAAATTGCAGAATGCTCAATCTGCTTGTGTTCTCTGTGAAGGAAGAAGATTTCGGCGGTTCAATGGAAGAATCAGAATTGGAACCATTTCTCGCTGAACACCCTCATGTTCTTTCTCCTGGTTTTAGCGAAGAAGAAGGATCAATTGCCCCAATGTGGATAGAGTTAATGGGGCAATATCCTCACGGATTCAAGTTGAGCAGAGACGTACCGGTTACCATACGGTACGATTTGGAGGAGGCTGGAGACTGTCTTGCAGTGGGAGCATCGAACGCAGCAGCAGTAATGTGCGGTCGAGCAATCGAGAGACTCGCGGCTGATTTCGGGATCAAGCCAGACAAAACAATGATGTTAGGCGCGATGCTCGGCGAACTGAAGGACAGAAAACTGGTTAGCGAAGATCTGTTCAACGCCATGAGCGAAGTCAAGGAGTGGAGAAATATCGGCGCACACCCCGGCAAAGACGATCAAGGAATAGAACTGTCGCAGGCCCAGAAGATCGTTGAGTTTACTTACCTGCTCGTTGAGCAGGTGTTCCCTCGCAGAGACATTCACAAGGTGAAAGATGAACTAAAGCAAATGAGGAACAAGAAGTGA